The following are encoded together in the Zingiber officinale cultivar Zhangliang chromosome 8A, Zo_v1.1, whole genome shotgun sequence genome:
- the LOC122008189 gene encoding phosphatidylinositol 4-phosphate 5-kinase 2-like isoform X2, whose protein sequence is MRRFADEDGGGDGGDAVGEEAEWLLAQSGSRSHGAGGRIGVPTIGPDDGEAALEKALANGDLYTGEFSGNAPNGVGKYLWSDGCMYEGEWRRGKASGKGKFSWPSGATYEGDFRSGRMEGFGTFIGADGHTYRGQWVADRKHGFGRKAYANGDYYEGLWRRNLQEGHGRYVWRNGNQYVGEWKAGVINGRGALIWANGKRYDGHLENCVPSGSGVFTWPNGSCYFGTWSSSEGVPLNGTFYPAPRTARKETARKTNSLSQLDDMPVKPMSPVARKRSSVDNGGATRRISVAEKSFPRICIWESDGDAGDITCDIIDTFEASMLYREGSLLDQTGGALIATVQRQQTPCCLVFPEAKKPGHTISKGHKNYDLMLNLQLGISYSIGKPDSAHLRELKTSDFDPMKKFWIRFPQEGSKHTPPHQSVEFRWKDYCPMVFSHLRKLFSVDPADYMLAICGNDALREFSSPGKSGSFFFLTQDDRFMIKTVKKSEVKVLIKMLPSYYRHVCQYSNSLVTRFYGVHCIKPNGGQKVRFVVMGNLFCSEYRIHRRFDLKGSSYGRTTEKAEEQIDETITLKDLDLNFVFCLHTSWYTELLKQIKRDCEFLEAEGIMDYSLLVGVHFCDDISPCFGSSKIFGKKASFKCGDTSSDSVRVSTYQDMDQILDSRHSAVWGRICQRLPSILQEASLSYFW, encoded by the exons ATGCGGCGGTTCGCTGATGAGGACGGCGGTGGAGACGGCGGGGATGCGGTGGGTGAGGAGGCAGAGTGGCTACTGGCTCAGAGTGGGAGCAGATCTCATGGCGCAGGTGGCAGGATAGGGGTCCCAACTATCGGTCCTGATGACGGCGAGGCGGCGTTGGAGAAGGCGCTGGCCAATGGGGACCTTTATACTGGGGAGTTCTCCGGGAACGCCCCAAATGGTGTAGGGAAGTACCTGTGGTCAGATGGTTGTATGTATGAAGGGGAGTGGCGGAGGGGGAAAGCCTCTGGGAAGGGGAAGTTCTCTTGGCCGTCTGGTGCCACCTACGAGGGTGATTTCCGTTCCGGGCGGATGGAGGGCTTCGGTACCTTCATCGGTGCGGACGGACATACTTACCGTGGCCAGTGGGTCGCCGACCGCAAACACGGCTTCGGCAGGAAGGCCTACGCCAACGGCGACTACTACGAGGGCTTGTGGCGGCGAAACCTCCAGGAGGGCCACGGTCGGTACGTGTGGCGGAACGGCAACCAGTACGTCGGCGAGTGGAAGGCTGGCGTCATTAACGGCCGAGGTGCCCTCATCTGGGCTAACGGTAAGCGGTATGACGGCCACTTGGAGAACTGCGTCCCCAGCGGCAGCGGCGTCTTCACTTGGCCTAACGGCAGCTGCTATTTTGGTACCTGGAGCAGCAGCGAAGGCGTACCCCTCAACGGGACGTTCTATCCCGCGCCCAGGACAGCTCGGAAGGAGACTGCTAGAAAGACGAACTCCTTGTCTCAGTTGGACGATATGCCGGTCAAACCAATGTCCCCGGTAGCAAGGAAGAGATCATCCGTTGACAATGGGGGAGCCACGAGGAGAATCTCTGTGGCAGAAAAGAGCTTCCCCAGGATTTGCATCTGGGAGTCGGACGGTGACGCCGGGGATATCACTTGCGATATCATTGACACTTTTGAGGCATCAATGCTTTACCGAGAAGGGTCATTGTTGGACCAGACAGGTGGCGCCCTCATTGCTACTGTGCAGCGGCAACAAACTCCCTGCTGTTTGGTGTTTCCGGAGGCAAAGAAGCCAGGGCACACAATATCCAAGGGGCACAAGAACTATGATTTGATGCTAAACCTTCAATTGGGGATTAG TTATTCAATTGGAAAGCCGGATTCAGCTCATTTGAGGGAACTGAAGACATCAGACTTTGATCCAATGAAGAAGTTCTGGATAAGATTTCCTCAGGAGGGATCAAAGCATACTCCGCCACACCAGTCAGTTGAGTTCCGCTGGAAGGATTACTGCCCTATGGTCTTCAG CCACCTGAGGAAATTGTTTTCAGTGGATCCAGCTGACTACATGTTAGCTATTTGTGGGAATGATGCTCTGAGGGAGTTCTCTTCTCCTGGGAAGAGTgggagttttttttttctgaCACAGGACGATCGCTTTATGattaaaacagtaaaaaaatCTGAAGTGAAG GTACTGATTAAGATGTTGCCTAGTTATTACCGTCATGTATGTCAGTATTCAAACTCATTAGTGACCAGATTCTATGGTGTGCACTGCATTAAACCAAATGGTGGTCAGAAG GTGCGATTCGTTGTCATGGGTAATTTGTTCTGCTCAGAATATCGCATACATAGAAGATTTGACTTAAAAGGTTCATCATATGGACGCACAACTGAGAAGGCCGAGGAACAAATTGATGAGACGATAACCCTCAAGGATCTTGATCTGAACTTTGTATTTTGCCTCCATACATCTTGGTACACAGAGCTCCTTAA acaAATCAAACGAGACTGTGAGTTCTTAGAAGCTGAGGGAATTATGGATTACAGTCTCCTAGTGGGAGTTCATTTCTGTGATGATATCTCACCATGCTTTGGTTCTTCAA AAATATTTGGCAAGAAAGCATCATTTAAGTGTGGGGACACCAGTTCTGACTCGGTTAGAGTGTCAACCTATCAAGATATGGATCAGATTCTTGACAGCCG CCACTCAGCCGTTTGGGGTCGAATATGCCAGCGATTGCCGAGCATATTACAAGAAGCGAGTCTGAGCTATTTCTGGTAG
- the LOC122008189 gene encoding phosphatidylinositol 4-phosphate 5-kinase 2-like isoform X1: MRRFADEDGGGDGGDAVGEEAEWLLAQSGSRSHGAGGRIGVPTIGPDDGEAALEKALANGDLYTGEFSGNAPNGVGKYLWSDGCMYEGEWRRGKASGKGKFSWPSGATYEGDFRSGRMEGFGTFIGADGHTYRGQWVADRKHGFGRKAYANGDYYEGLWRRNLQEGHGRYVWRNGNQYVGEWKAGVINGRGALIWANGKRYDGHLENCVPSGSGVFTWPNGSCYFGTWSSSEGVPLNGTFYPAPRTARKETARKTNSLSQLDDMPVKPMSPVARKRSSVDNGGATRRISVAEKSFPRICIWESDGDAGDITCDIIDTFEASMLYREGSLLDQTGGALIATVQRQQTPCCLVFPEAKKPGHTISKGHKNYDLMLNLQLGISYSIGKPDSAHLRELKTSDFDPMKKFWIRFPQEGSKHTPPHQSVEFRWKDYCPMVFSHLRKLFSVDPADYMLAICGNDALREFSSPGKSGSFFFLTQDDRFMIKTVKKSEVKVLIKMLPSYYRHVCQYSNSLVTRFYGVHCIKPNGGQKVRFVVMGNLFCSEYRIHRRFDLKGSSYGRTTEKAEEQIDETITLKDLDLNFVFCLHTSWYTELLKQIKRDCEFLEAEGIMDYSLLVGVHFCDDISPCFGSSKIFGKKASFKCGDTSSDSVRVSTYQDMDQILDSRKPLSRLGSNMPAIAEHITRSESELFLVAGDGLPPLFRNGKLHDVFLYFGIIDILQDYDITKKLEHAYKSLQADPNSISAVDPKLYSRRFQDFISRIFVEDE, translated from the exons ATGCGGCGGTTCGCTGATGAGGACGGCGGTGGAGACGGCGGGGATGCGGTGGGTGAGGAGGCAGAGTGGCTACTGGCTCAGAGTGGGAGCAGATCTCATGGCGCAGGTGGCAGGATAGGGGTCCCAACTATCGGTCCTGATGACGGCGAGGCGGCGTTGGAGAAGGCGCTGGCCAATGGGGACCTTTATACTGGGGAGTTCTCCGGGAACGCCCCAAATGGTGTAGGGAAGTACCTGTGGTCAGATGGTTGTATGTATGAAGGGGAGTGGCGGAGGGGGAAAGCCTCTGGGAAGGGGAAGTTCTCTTGGCCGTCTGGTGCCACCTACGAGGGTGATTTCCGTTCCGGGCGGATGGAGGGCTTCGGTACCTTCATCGGTGCGGACGGACATACTTACCGTGGCCAGTGGGTCGCCGACCGCAAACACGGCTTCGGCAGGAAGGCCTACGCCAACGGCGACTACTACGAGGGCTTGTGGCGGCGAAACCTCCAGGAGGGCCACGGTCGGTACGTGTGGCGGAACGGCAACCAGTACGTCGGCGAGTGGAAGGCTGGCGTCATTAACGGCCGAGGTGCCCTCATCTGGGCTAACGGTAAGCGGTATGACGGCCACTTGGAGAACTGCGTCCCCAGCGGCAGCGGCGTCTTCACTTGGCCTAACGGCAGCTGCTATTTTGGTACCTGGAGCAGCAGCGAAGGCGTACCCCTCAACGGGACGTTCTATCCCGCGCCCAGGACAGCTCGGAAGGAGACTGCTAGAAAGACGAACTCCTTGTCTCAGTTGGACGATATGCCGGTCAAACCAATGTCCCCGGTAGCAAGGAAGAGATCATCCGTTGACAATGGGGGAGCCACGAGGAGAATCTCTGTGGCAGAAAAGAGCTTCCCCAGGATTTGCATCTGGGAGTCGGACGGTGACGCCGGGGATATCACTTGCGATATCATTGACACTTTTGAGGCATCAATGCTTTACCGAGAAGGGTCATTGTTGGACCAGACAGGTGGCGCCCTCATTGCTACTGTGCAGCGGCAACAAACTCCCTGCTGTTTGGTGTTTCCGGAGGCAAAGAAGCCAGGGCACACAATATCCAAGGGGCACAAGAACTATGATTTGATGCTAAACCTTCAATTGGGGATTAG TTATTCAATTGGAAAGCCGGATTCAGCTCATTTGAGGGAACTGAAGACATCAGACTTTGATCCAATGAAGAAGTTCTGGATAAGATTTCCTCAGGAGGGATCAAAGCATACTCCGCCACACCAGTCAGTTGAGTTCCGCTGGAAGGATTACTGCCCTATGGTCTTCAG CCACCTGAGGAAATTGTTTTCAGTGGATCCAGCTGACTACATGTTAGCTATTTGTGGGAATGATGCTCTGAGGGAGTTCTCTTCTCCTGGGAAGAGTgggagttttttttttctgaCACAGGACGATCGCTTTATGattaaaacagtaaaaaaatCTGAAGTGAAG GTACTGATTAAGATGTTGCCTAGTTATTACCGTCATGTATGTCAGTATTCAAACTCATTAGTGACCAGATTCTATGGTGTGCACTGCATTAAACCAAATGGTGGTCAGAAG GTGCGATTCGTTGTCATGGGTAATTTGTTCTGCTCAGAATATCGCATACATAGAAGATTTGACTTAAAAGGTTCATCATATGGACGCACAACTGAGAAGGCCGAGGAACAAATTGATGAGACGATAACCCTCAAGGATCTTGATCTGAACTTTGTATTTTGCCTCCATACATCTTGGTACACAGAGCTCCTTAA acaAATCAAACGAGACTGTGAGTTCTTAGAAGCTGAGGGAATTATGGATTACAGTCTCCTAGTGGGAGTTCATTTCTGTGATGATATCTCACCATGCTTTGGTTCTTCAA AAATATTTGGCAAGAAAGCATCATTTAAGTGTGGGGACACCAGTTCTGACTCGGTTAGAGTGTCAACCTATCAAGATATGGATCAGATTCTTGACAGCCG AAAGCCACTCAGCCGTTTGGGGTCGAATATGCCAGCGATTGCCGAGCATATTACAAGAAGCGAGTCTGAGCTATTTCTGGTAGCTGGGGATGGTTTGCCCCCACTCTTTCGAAATGGCAAGCTCCATGACGTGTTTCTTTACTTTGGGATTATTGATATACTCCAGGACTATGATATCAccaagaagttggagcatgccTACAAATCATTGCAAGCGGACCCCAACTCCATCTCAGCAGTTGATCCAAAGCTCTACTCGAGACGATTCCAAGATTTCATAAGCAGAATCTTTGTGGAAGATGAGTGA